One genomic segment of Protaetiibacter intestinalis includes these proteins:
- a CDS encoding biotin transporter BioY translates to MTAISPAPRLVLADRVLPRGIVTDIALVAGGALFTALLAQVTIPLWPVPITGQTLAVLLVGATLGSVRGGAALLLYALLGFAGLPFYAPQDDGSHLTGLAALAAPSFGYILGFIPAAALVGWLSERTWDRKFFKALATFVGGSLVVFAIGLPWLAVVTGATLQQTFEWGLYPFIIGGVIKAVIAALLLPAAWWGANRLAERRDA, encoded by the coding sequence ATGACCGCCATCTCCCCCGCCCCCCGTCTCGTCCTCGCCGACCGTGTGCTGCCGCGCGGCATCGTCACCGACATCGCGCTCGTCGCCGGTGGCGCGCTCTTCACGGCGCTGCTCGCCCAGGTGACGATCCCGCTCTGGCCCGTGCCGATCACCGGTCAGACCCTCGCGGTGCTGCTCGTCGGCGCCACGCTCGGAAGCGTCCGCGGCGGAGCGGCCCTGCTGCTCTACGCGCTCCTCGGGTTCGCGGGTCTGCCGTTCTACGCCCCGCAGGACGACGGCAGCCACCTGACGGGGCTCGCCGCCCTTGCGGCCCCCAGCTTCGGCTACATCCTCGGCTTCATCCCGGCGGCCGCGCTCGTCGGCTGGCTCTCGGAGCGCACCTGGGACCGCAAGTTCTTCAAGGCGCTCGCGACGTTCGTCGGCGGATCGCTCGTCGTGTTCGCCATCGGCCTGCCCTGGCTCGCGGTCGTCACCGGCGCCACGCTGCAGCAGACCTTCGAGTGGGGCCTCTACCCGTTCATCATCGGCGGCGTGATCAAGGCCGTGATCGCGGCACTCCTGCTTCCCGCCGCGTGGTGGGGTGCGAACCGACTCGCCGAGCGCCGCGACGCCTAG
- the sufC gene encoding Fe-S cluster assembly ATPase SufC produces MSTLEIRDLKVSIETDQGTKHILKGVDLTINEGEIHAVMGPNGSGKSTLAYTIAGHPRYTVEGGSITFDGQDVLAMSVDERARAGLFLAMQYPVEIPGVTVTNFLRTAKTAIDGEEPSIRHWGATVKDAMGKLRMDPSFAARNVNEGFSGGEKKRHEILQLELLKPKFAILDETDSGLDVDALKIVSEGVNRAHEETGLGVLLITHYTRILRYITPDFVHVFVDGKVAEEGGPELAERLEDEGYDRYLVAQA; encoded by the coding sequence ATGTCCACTCTGGAAATCCGCGACCTCAAGGTCTCGATCGAGACCGACCAGGGCACCAAGCACATCCTCAAGGGCGTCGACCTGACGATCAACGAGGGCGAGATCCACGCCGTCATGGGCCCCAACGGCTCGGGCAAGTCGACGCTCGCGTACACGATCGCCGGCCACCCCCGCTACACCGTCGAGGGCGGCTCGATCACCTTCGACGGCCAGGACGTGCTCGCGATGAGCGTCGACGAGCGCGCCCGTGCGGGCCTGTTCCTCGCGATGCAGTACCCCGTCGAGATCCCCGGCGTCACCGTCACCAACTTCCTGCGCACCGCGAAGACCGCGATCGACGGCGAGGAGCCCTCGATCCGTCACTGGGGCGCGACCGTGAAGGATGCGATGGGCAAGCTGCGCATGGACCCGTCGTTCGCCGCGCGCAACGTCAACGAGGGCTTCTCGGGCGGCGAGAAGAAGCGCCACGAGATCCTGCAGCTCGAACTGCTGAAGCCCAAGTTCGCGATCCTCGACGAGACCGACTCGGGCCTCGACGTCGACGCGCTCAAGATCGTCTCGGAGGGCGTGAACCGCGCCCATGAGGAGACCGGGCTCGGTGTGCTGCTCATCACGCACTACACGCGCATCCTCCGCTACATCACCCCCGACTTCGTGCACGTCTTCGTCGACGGCAAGGTCGCCGAGGAGGGCGGACCGGAGCTCGCCGAGCGCCTCGAGGACGAGGGCTACGACCGCTACCTCGTCGCCCAGGCGTGA
- a CDS encoding metal-sulfur cluster assembly factor codes for MPTSLEPALFDQVEEGLKDVIDPELGVNIVDLGLVYDLAWDDENDALIISMTLTSAGCPLTDVIEEQVSQSLDGIVERFRINWVWMPPWGPERITDDGRDMMRAIGFSI; via the coding sequence ATGCCCACGTCGCTCGAACCCGCGCTCTTCGACCAGGTCGAGGAGGGGCTGAAGGACGTCATCGACCCCGAGCTCGGGGTCAACATCGTCGACCTCGGCCTCGTCTACGACCTCGCCTGGGACGACGAGAACGACGCCCTCATCATCTCGATGACGCTCACCTCGGCCGGCTGCCCGCTCACCGACGTCATCGAGGAGCAGGTGTCGCAGTCGCTCGACGGCATCGTCGAGCGCTTCCGCATCAACTGGGTATGGATGCCGCCGTGGGGTCCCGAGCGGATCACCGACGACGGCCGCGACATGATGCGCGCTATCGGCTTCTCGATCTGA